One window of the Tolypothrix sp. PCC 7712 genome contains the following:
- a CDS encoding ATP-binding protein, with amino-acid sequence MSEPGFLEEDRSIKIQKDAISSAIISGDGNKVVIYQYQLERQVEPQKTAQTEEIGSNPYKGLLAFQEEDGDRYFGREKQIEKLWNVFRSLHEDTTQPEAPLRLLPILGPSGSGKSSLARAGLIPELARRPLPGKSQARVAVLVPGTHPVEALATVLARIATNDQTPVAKTREFAEELKRINDTNIYDGLRRIANVLPEIAVSPMVVLVDQFEEVYSLCDDPTERQIFIENLIDAASDRNGCVSVIITLRSDFLGETQRHPALNQVIAKLGVIVPAMNTEELRRAITKPAEIALHPLDEAVVNLLLKDTEGREGALPLLQFALTRIWSGLRTGVEPVKTLEQIGGVGGALVDEAQRIFENLNDEEKKIARRVFLGLVQLGEGTSDTRRRANIDSLISYKDEPERVKKVIGRFAHPGVRLITLSSNPEGTETAEVTHEALFAHWGQMREWLDSSRSDIRFQRRLDEAALHWHLNGRSKGNLWRSPTLDLLRQYHERAGKEITFLQQEFFQASERVNEKRCGEELS; translated from the coding sequence ATGAGTGAGCCGGGTTTTCTGGAAGAGGATCGCAGCATTAAAATTCAAAAGGATGCCATCAGTAGTGCCATTATTTCCGGCGATGGCAATAAAGTCGTGATCTACCAATATCAATTAGAACGTCAGGTAGAACCACAGAAAACTGCCCAAACAGAAGAAATCGGTTCTAATCCTTACAAAGGACTACTGGCATTTCAGGAAGAAGACGGCGATCGCTATTTTGGGCGAGAGAAACAAATCGAAAAACTTTGGAACGTATTTCGCAGTCTTCATGAAGACACAACTCAACCAGAAGCGCCATTACGTTTGCTACCAATTTTAGGGCCATCAGGTTCAGGTAAATCTTCCCTAGCAAGGGCCGGTTTAATTCCAGAGTTAGCACGGCGACCCCTGCCAGGAAAAAGCCAAGCGCGAGTGGCTGTACTTGTGCCGGGAACTCATCCAGTAGAAGCGTTGGCTACGGTGTTGGCAAGGATTGCGACTAATGACCAAACCCCAGTAGCAAAGACTCGCGAGTTTGCAGAAGAATTAAAGAGAATTAACGATACTAATATTTATGATGGCTTACGGCGCATAGCCAATGTATTACCAGAGATTGCTGTATCGCCAATGGTAGTATTGGTAGACCAGTTTGAAGAAGTGTACTCACTATGTGACGACCCAACCGAACGTCAAATATTTATCGAGAACTTAATTGATGCTGCTAGTGATCGCAATGGTTGCGTATCAGTTATTATCACACTTCGCAGCGATTTTCTCGGAGAAACTCAAAGACACCCAGCCCTGAATCAGGTAATAGCAAAGCTTGGTGTAATTGTCCCTGCTATGAATACAGAGGAGTTACGGCGGGCAATTACCAAACCAGCAGAAATAGCTCTTCATCCACTGGATGAAGCAGTAGTGAATTTGCTACTCAAGGACACAGAAGGGCGAGAAGGAGCCTTACCCCTGCTGCAATTTGCATTAACCCGAATTTGGTCAGGGTTAAGAACTGGGGTTGAGCCTGTCAAAACACTGGAACAAATTGGCGGAGTAGGGGGAGCATTGGTAGATGAGGCTCAACGCATCTTTGAAAACCTCAATGATGAAGAAAAGAAAATTGCCCGCCGAGTTTTTCTAGGATTAGTTCAACTTGGAGAAGGAACAAGCGATACCCGTCGCCGTGCCAATATTGATAGTTTGATATCCTATAAGGATGAGCCAGAGCGTGTCAAAAAGGTGATCGGCAGGTTTGCTCACCCTGGTGTGCGATTAATTACTCTCTCATCTAACCCGGAAGGGACTGAAACTGCTGAAGTTACTCATGAAGCTTTATTTGCACACTGGGGTCAGATGAGAGAATGGCTAGATAGCAGTCGCAGCGATATCCGCTTTCAGCGCCGCTTGGATGAAGCAGCGTTGCATTGGCATTTAAATGGTCGCTCTAAAGGAAATCTTTGGCGATCTCCCACTCTCGATTTGTTGCGCCAGTATCATGAACGAGCAGGTAAGGAAATTACCTTCTTACAACAAGAGTTCTTTCAGGCATCCGAGCGGGTGAACGAAAAAAGGTGTGGGGAAGAGCTTAGTTAG
- a CDS encoding ISKra4 family transposase, which yields MNNHQSILSHINDTLQDLPECHHLEEFVGEFYNMWLKLGNFVQQSLFQALIEEKEAEYSHPRTKREKRYYTPLGEMVVVRRAYETTDGIKVKVDEELGLPKDKWLPMVLELACALGVSSEFPNSHSLFQKWTRLDLTQKTLANQVEKTGNQLQTQEFQVRCEQDTSSQFGIPNQEQEPPDLLYVGVDGVMTPLNQKQGYKEAKVGVIFWSKDHQKVGKKRGVIRTREYVATLKSRPEFTQRVSQLYNQVAGTKPTKTVVIGDGAHWIWSMASEQFPGSVEILDFFHLSEYVWAVAKAAYPNNEDYQLDWVKTQQQLLKKSQWNTVIENCHQFPKKKKDLKGAITDLERYLTNNQSRIDYHSYLKAGLMIGSGVVESSNRRVVTQRLKQAGMHWSLFGAEGVMALRAAYLSNSTRWSNFWSSKSYNYSQVA from the coding sequence ATGAACAACCACCAATCAATTCTGTCTCACATCAATGACACACTCCAGGACTTACCGGAGTGTCACCATTTAGAAGAATTTGTGGGCGAATTTTACAATATGTGGCTAAAATTAGGGAACTTTGTGCAACAAAGCTTATTCCAAGCCTTAATTGAAGAAAAAGAAGCCGAATACTCACATCCGAGAACTAAACGAGAAAAAAGATATTACACTCCATTAGGTGAAATGGTTGTTGTACGTAGAGCTTATGAGACAACAGATGGTATTAAAGTCAAAGTTGATGAAGAGTTAGGACTACCAAAAGATAAATGGCTACCAATGGTATTAGAATTAGCCTGTGCCTTGGGAGTTAGTAGTGAATTTCCAAATTCTCACTCCTTGTTTCAAAAATGGACAAGACTAGATTTGACACAAAAAACCTTAGCTAATCAAGTAGAAAAGACAGGAAATCAACTACAAACACAAGAGTTTCAGGTTCGATGTGAGCAAGACACTTCTTCACAGTTTGGAATTCCCAATCAAGAGCAGGAACCACCAGATTTATTATATGTGGGAGTTGATGGAGTCATGACTCCCTTGAATCAAAAACAAGGATATAAAGAAGCAAAAGTTGGTGTAATTTTCTGGAGTAAAGACCATCAAAAAGTTGGTAAAAAAAGAGGTGTTATACGTACTCGGGAATATGTAGCTACTTTAAAATCTCGACCAGAATTTACTCAGAGAGTATCCCAGTTATATAATCAAGTAGCAGGTACAAAACCCACAAAAACCGTAGTAATTGGTGATGGCGCACATTGGATTTGGTCGATGGCATCAGAACAATTTCCAGGTTCGGTGGAAATTCTCGACTTTTTTCATCTCTCGGAATATGTGTGGGCAGTAGCGAAAGCAGCGTATCCAAATAACGAAGACTATCAATTGGATTGGGTAAAAACTCAACAACAATTACTAAAAAAATCACAATGGAATACAGTAATTGAAAATTGTCATCAATTCCCCAAAAAGAAGAAAGATTTAAAGGGAGCTATTACCGATTTAGAGCGTTATTTAACTAATAATCAGAGTCGGATTGATTATCACTCTTATTTAAAAGCTGGTTTAATGATTGGTTCGGGAGTGGTTGAAAGCTCCAATCGGCGTGTGGTTACACAAAGATTAAAACAAGCGGGAATGCATTGGTCTTTATTTGGAGCTGAAGGAGTTATGGCATTAAGGGCAGCATATTTAAGTAATTCAACTCGATGGTCAAATTTTTGGTCATCCAAATCTTACAATTACAGTCAGGTAGCGTAA
- the rpsU gene encoding 30S ribosomal protein S21, whose amino-acid sequence MTQIIVGENEHLESALRRFKREVSKAGIFQDMRKHRHFETPIEKSKRKKLALQKQGKRRFRT is encoded by the coding sequence ATGACCCAAATTATAGTGGGTGAAAACGAACATCTTGAGTCAGCATTACGTCGATTTAAGCGAGAAGTTTCCAAAGCAGGGATTTTTCAAGACATGAGGAAGCATCGTCACTTTGAAACGCCTATTGAGAAATCCAAGCGCAAAAAACTAGCTTTACAAAAGCAGGGTAAAAGACGTTTCCGCACTTGA
- a CDS encoding RNA recognition motif domain-containing protein — protein MSIYVGNLSYQVTEEDIRGVFAEYGTVKRVQVPQDRETGRPRGFAFVEMGTDAEEDAAIDGLDGAEWMGRDLKVNKAKPKEDRGSSGGGRGGYSGGGRGRY, from the coding sequence ATGTCAATTTATGTAGGCAACCTCTCTTACCAAGTGACGGAAGAAGATATCAGAGGTGTTTTTGCTGAATATGGTACCGTAAAGCGGGTTCAAGTACCACAAGACCGGGAAACAGGTCGTCCGCGCGGCTTCGCTTTCGTGGAAATGGGAACAGATGCAGAAGAAGATGCTGCTATTGATGGTCTTGATGGTGCTGAATGGATGGGTCGTGACCTGAAAGTTAATAAAGCCAAGCCCAAAGAAGACAGAGGTTCGTCTGGTGGTGGACGTGGCGGATATAGTGGTGGTGGACGCGGACGCTACTAA
- a CDS encoding ParA family protein, with protein MIITLASFKGGVAKTTSAIHIACFLSQKGSTLLVDGDPNHSATGWAKRGALPFKVVDLLQAPMHSRNYDHVVIDTAARPSFEDLEALADGCNLLILPTTPDALAMDALLQTVGTLKSLGSSRYRVLLTIIPPAPRLTGQQAREALEAEGIPLFEQGIRRFAVYEKAALEGLPVYQVKDRSSKIAWREYQEVGKEILS; from the coding sequence GTGATAATCACCCTGGCTAGTTTCAAAGGCGGCGTAGCAAAAACGACAAGTGCCATCCATATTGCTTGCTTTCTATCTCAGAAGGGCAGTACTTTGCTGGTCGATGGCGACCCAAACCACAGTGCTACAGGATGGGCAAAGCGAGGGGCATTACCTTTTAAAGTTGTGGATTTATTGCAGGCCCCTATGCACAGCCGTAATTATGATCATGTGGTTATTGACACAGCAGCCCGACCAAGCTTTGAAGATTTAGAAGCACTTGCTGACGGGTGCAATCTATTAATCCTGCCTACTACTCCTGATGCTTTAGCGATGGATGCACTGTTGCAGACTGTAGGTACTCTCAAATCATTGGGCAGTTCACGCTATCGTGTGTTGCTTACAATTATTCCTCCGGCTCCCCGCTTAACAGGACAACAAGCACGGGAGGCATTGGAAGCAGAGGGAATACCACTATTTGAACAAGGGATTAGACGATTTGCTGTTTATGAAAAAGCGGCACTGGAGGGGTTGCCAGTTTATCAAGTAAAAGACCGCAGCAGCAAAATAGCATGGCGTGAGTATCAAGAGGTGGGTAAGGAGATACTGTCATGA
- a CDS encoding type II toxin-antitoxin system VapC family toxin, producing the protein MYLLDTNHCSQAILGNSNVLNRLAEVENSVIVTCAIVQGELIDMAERSQRKESNLALIHRFLTGIYSHNIDGSTATIYGQLKAALFNQFAPKEKSKRRKTKITDLGFDENDIWITAVALQHGLIVVSADSDFQRIQQVRALSVESWL; encoded by the coding sequence ATGTACTTGTTAGATACAAATCACTGTAGCCAAGCAATACTTGGTAATTCCAATGTGCTTAATCGCCTCGCGGAAGTGGAAAATTCTGTGATTGTAACCTGCGCCATCGTTCAAGGGGAACTGATAGACATGGCAGAACGTTCTCAACGCAAGGAAAGTAACTTAGCACTAATTCACCGTTTTCTAACGGGTATATACAGCCATAATATTGATGGATCTACTGCTACTATCTATGGGCAACTGAAAGCCGCTTTATTCAATCAGTTTGCACCGAAGGAGAAAAGTAAGCGGAGAAAAACGAAAATAACTGATCTAGGCTTTGATGAAAATGATATTTGGATTACGGCTGTAGCTTTACAACATGGTCTTATCGTTGTGTCAGCCGACAGCGACTTTCAGAGGATTCAACAAGTGAGAGCATTGTCTGTTGAGTCTTGGTTGTAA
- a CDS encoding glutathione S-transferase family protein, with protein MNSHPILLYFDDGKGRAELPRLIFVYGDVPFEDRMISLHEYKLLRDSEKLPFDQLPTLKLGNTMIAQSCALARYAAREAGIYPLDRVQAAKSDMVVDAWRDLLDLLYGCYVDRIVENGHLLMKMRQASLRVERLDQYFTVTVPMHLGRFEQMIADNQESPFLVGSSLTWADLAVFDILYTLDVSANLWRTPSTFFYIPEPYGPYQPPKKLLELYPKLEALKKTISRIPHIAAWLQAHPY; from the coding sequence ATGAACTCCCACCCAATCTTGCTATATTTTGATGACGGGAAGGGCAGAGCAGAATTGCCGCGTCTGATTTTTGTCTATGGCGATGTCCCATTTGAAGACAGAATGATATCCCTTCACGAATACAAGCTTTTGCGGGATAGTGAAAAACTCCCCTTCGATCAGCTCCCTACTCTCAAATTGGGCAATACCATGATTGCTCAGTCATGTGCGCTCGCTCGTTACGCGGCGCGAGAAGCAGGAATATACCCTTTGGACAGGGTACAGGCAGCCAAATCAGATATGGTAGTCGATGCTTGGAGAGATTTGCTGGATCTTCTGTATGGGTGCTATGTTGACCGGATTGTGGAGAATGGTCATCTGCTAATGAAAATGAGGCAGGCATCGCTGAGGGTGGAACGGCTGGATCAGTACTTCACAGTGACTGTGCCTATGCACTTGGGCAGGTTTGAGCAGATGATAGCAGATAATCAAGAATCTCCATTCCTTGTCGGGTCATCACTGACATGGGCTGATCTGGCAGTGTTTGACATATTGTACACATTGGATGTATCCGCAAACCTTTGGAGAACTCCATCTACATTCTTTTACATACCGGAGCCTTATGGCCCTTATCAGCCTCCAAAAAAACTGCTGGAACTATATCCAAAGCTTGAGGCGCTAAAAAAGACAATAAGTAGAATACCTCATATTGCTGCTTGGCTTCAGGCTCATCCATATTAG
- a CDS encoding tyrosine-type recombinase/integrase, giving the protein MPKEPVWGELVKVELEACLSAPITRYFDAELQGDPDVLAQLLADKRNPNTRRAYEKDLKDFFIKMTGLPPTGDSVLEFLHLQREQAVMVVLKYKAKLIALGLREATINRRLAAIKSLAKMGRKLGVCNYSLEDVSGEKVKAYRDTRGVDSKAIAIVIQQFDRETLIGKRNYAIFLVLWGLALRRQEISQLNVGDFDFYGRKLRILGKGKGTNEEYLDMSKDVAAAIADWLIARGDLNVNLPIFTALDFHNEGHRLTTDAIYKIVNKAFKFAGVKKPMSPHRVRHSAITAALDATDGNIRKVQKLSRHADPRTLMIYDDNRNKDLWEMSELLTLMLKKDD; this is encoded by the coding sequence ATGCCTAAGGAGCCGGTTTGGGGGGAATTAGTCAAGGTAGAGTTGGAAGCGTGTTTGTCTGCGCCGATAACTCGGTATTTTGATGCAGAGCTTCAGGGTGACCCAGATGTGTTGGCGCAGTTGTTGGCTGATAAGCGCAACCCTAATACTCGGCGGGCTTACGAGAAAGATTTGAAAGATTTTTTTATCAAGATGACGGGCTTACCGCCAACTGGGGATAGCGTGTTGGAGTTTTTGCACTTGCAGCGAGAGCAAGCGGTGATGGTGGTATTGAAGTACAAGGCCAAACTCATAGCGTTGGGATTGCGGGAGGCGACAATTAATCGGCGGTTGGCGGCGATTAAGTCGTTGGCGAAGATGGGACGGAAACTGGGAGTGTGCAATTATTCGCTGGAAGATGTGTCTGGCGAGAAGGTGAAGGCGTACCGGGATACGCGGGGTGTTGATAGCAAAGCGATAGCAATTGTGATTCAGCAGTTTGATAGGGAGACTTTAATTGGTAAACGCAATTATGCAATTTTTTTGGTGCTGTGGGGTTTAGCTTTGCGCCGACAGGAAATATCTCAATTAAATGTGGGCGACTTTGATTTTTATGGACGCAAGTTGAGGATTTTGGGGAAGGGAAAGGGAACGAATGAAGAATATTTGGATATGTCCAAAGATGTGGCGGCAGCGATAGCTGATTGGTTAATTGCTAGGGGGGATTTGAATGTTAATTTACCAATTTTTACGGCGTTAGATTTTCATAATGAAGGGCATCGATTGACTACGGATGCCATTTATAAAATAGTGAATAAGGCTTTTAAGTTTGCGGGAGTGAAGAAACCGATGTCACCGCACAGAGTGAGACATTCGGCGATTACGGCGGCGCTGGATGCAACTGATGGGAATATCAGAAAGGTGCAGAAGTTGAGCCGTCATGCTGACCCCAGAACGTTGATGATTTATGACGATAACCGGAATAAAGATTTGTGGGAGATGTCGGAATTGTTAACTCTTATGTTGAAGAAGGATGATTGA